Genomic DNA from Candidatus Thermoplasmatota archaeon:
GCGGAGCTGATGGCTGCGGATGCAGGAACGAAGGAGATATCGATTGCCGTCCCGGCTTCGTGCAGGCGTGCCCTCGATTCTGTGTTCTCCCGGGGCTATTCGATCGTCCAATCGTTCGAGCGCTTCATGTGGATGGGCAGCTCGGGCATGAGCGATAATAGCTTCAACCTGTGCACCTGGTCAGGGTGAGGTCACTTGATTATGCCAATCTCCGACAGCTTCTCAGGAAGGTAGGTGTCCGTCACATAGTCAAGACCGTACTTCGCCAGGGCCTGCTGCTCAGCCTTCTCCCCTATCTCGAGCATCAGGTCGATCTCGTGCTTCCAGAACTGGTCTTTGAACCTAGGGTCCGTCTTCTCGGCGTTGAGTGCTTGGATGTCCTTGTCGTTCAGCTTGTCCGTTGGCAGTTCGTAGTTGAGTATGTCTGAGGCCGTGATCCCGATGAACTCGGCCGTCGGAGTGGCAAGATACTCGGATAGGTGGGCGGTCTTGATCGCACCGTATGCCAGCGACGCGTGTATCCTGAAGCTCCAAGGATCGCCGTCCACGAATGTGCAGACGGGCAGCTTCATCTCCTCGTTAAGTCTCTTGATGAACCTCCTCGTGCTCCTGGCTGGCTGGCCCTTCAGGTGCACAAGGACAGCGTTCGCGTCCTCGTCGAACTTGTTCTCGACGAGCCTGTCGAACATACCGCCGGTCTCGATGGCGATGATGAAGTCAGCGTCGCAGTCTATGAACTCTATCTTGTCCTTCTCGACATTGTACGGTATGCCATATCCAGAATCGCCGACATCGTCCCTGCAGTTGATCTTCTTCTTCTTGCCCTTCCTGTCCAGCTCCTGCAGGGTGATGTTTCCGATGACCCTCGCGCCGTCCTCCTCGGGCCTGAGCTTGAAGTCCTCTCTCATGCAGGACGTGATGATCTCCAGGTCCTCGGCCAGCATGTTCGACTCATCCTGGGCGGAGAATTTGGCCTTGTCCCAGCCCTCCGATATGTAGTACATCTCTCTGAGCGTCGAGCTCTTCTCCTGCTTTATCATGTCCTCGATGAACTCGAGCATGTACATCGTCCGCAGGAGCATCTGGGCGCCCGTGAGTTTCTTGGCGGACCTCGCGCCCATCGCCTTGCCGTACTTCCAGACTGCGGATTTCGGGTCGAACCTGATGTTGGTCTTGGTCCTGAGAGGGATGACCATCTTCGGTATCTTCCCTCCGTCGATCTGGTCGTAGACGCTCCCTGCGAGCTCTGTGAGCTTGTCGACTGCCCTTTGATGGCGCTCTTCATTCTTCATTGTTGATCACCTCGGCGCCCTCATCGTAGTCCACCTCGCCCTCTTCCCCCTCCTCCGGCTCCTCCAATCCTCCCTCCTCGGTGATCTTCAGGTGTTCAAGGTCCCAATCGCCTGGCAGGACCTCCGCTCCTATGACAGATGCCGCATCAATGCCGCTCACATACAGCTCGTTCTCGTCGTACTGCTCCTGCGGCAACCCGTGCAGGTCAAAGGTCAGTTCGTAGATTCCGGTGGATGCGATCCTCTTGATGTCCCAGGTCAGCTTGTTGTTCTCTCGGATCTCGATCGGCTTCTCCTTGAGCGTCTTCTGATCGATCTTGTCGTACGGCGCGAGTATGTGTAGATGGAAGCTCTGGGACTTGGGCGTGTAGTTGTAGATCTTGACCGATATGTGGTGCCTCCCCTTCTCGAACTTGACCCCATCCTCTATCCAGACGACATTCATTATCTTCGTGATAGTGCCCGCTAGATCGGGCATCGGCTTCCCGACGATCTTCGCGCTCTTCTGCGCTATCATCGGTATGATCTCCTGGACGATCTCGAACTTCACCTTGGTCTTGCCCTTCTTCGCGGCTTTGTTCAGGTGTGTCTTGAGCCTTCGGGCGCAGGCCTTGAGGGCCAGCTCGATCTCTTCCTTGATCTCCGGGATGTTCGCGACGGCCTCTTTCGATTCGGAAGTGAACGGTATCTTGGTCGATGCGACGTGGACGAGGACTATAGCGGGGCCATATGGGATCCCTTGCCCGCCGCGCTGTTCCAGCCCGTACCTCCTCCAGTCCACTGCCTCGACTGCTTGTGTGATCGCACATGCTCCCTGCTGGTACATGAGCGGGACGCGGTTGGCGAATCTCAGTATCTGGACGGAATCCTCCCGGTTGAGTCCGCCGCCGTAAACGATGCCCACCTCGACAATGAACGGGTTTCCTCCGAAGACCTTGGGCTCTCTCGTGACCGGGGGCGCGTAGAAGTCTGCCTTCAGACCTCCCAAGACGTTCTTGAGTCCTTTCCTTATGAGCGTCTCGCCGATGGGGGACAGGCAGTCCGTCTCCGGGGACATGATCTTGACCTTCTTGATTGCCTCCAGGATGGCCCCAGCCCCCTCTAGGGTCAAGCGGCCGGGTCTCAGGTCCGGAGGGACTCCTGCCAATTCGCAGATCTCCCTCGCGACCCTGTAGGATATCCTCGAGAACTCGGTGTTGAGGAAGCTGGTCATCTTGAGGGATTCGGTGTACTTGGCCATGCTGAGTAGCTCCCCCAGCTCGACGCCCTCTGGATGCGGCTTGACTTCTTTGGTGGGCTTGGGCACGAGTTCTGAGGCCCTCTCGAACACGATCGTGTTCCCTTCTGGCGGAATGAATGTGATCTTTGCATGCGGGTTGACGATCGCAACACCTTTGAGGTATTCGAAGATGGACTGCCTCCCGCCGATGTACTTCCCCTTAACATGCACCTGGAAGCTGGTGCCGTGCGACCTGTCCCAGATGACGAAGTCCTCCTTGATGACGTCAGGCCTGTTCTTCTTCGTGTCCAGGATGAGATCGCACTCATATGCGACATCCTCATCGGATATCTTTGATCGGACCTTCGTCGCCTTGCCCGTTGTGAGCTGGCTGTACATCACGACAGCGGAGACTCCGATTCCCTGCTGCCCTCTTCTCTGGGCCCTCGTGTGGAACCTTGAGCCGTACAGCAGTCGTGCGAACACATTGGGAACTTGTTTCTTCACGATGCCAGGACCGTTGTCCTCGACCGTCACCCTGTACTCGGTGTTGTCTATTTTCTCGATGCGCACAAGTATCTCAGGCAGCACGCCGGCGTCCTCACACGCATCGAGGCTGTTGTCAACTGGTTCCTTGACGGACGTGATGAGCGCCCTCGTGAGCGAATCGAACCCGAGGATCTGCTTGTTCTTCTCGAAGAACTCGGAGACGGAGATCTCCTTCTGTTTCTTCGCGAGTTCATGAGCTATGGAAGACAATCGAGTGCGCCTCCACTAAGACGATAGAAGCTCTGCTTTATCGGGTGCATCCCAGTTGGTCGAAATGACTTACCTAGATAAATACGTGTTGTGGCAGTTGTGACATGCTGGCTCACGGCATGATTGGGCCTAGGCAATTCTAATCAATCAAATCTCTCGCCGCACTTCGGGCAGCGCTTGGCTTCTGCAGGCACGTCCGCTCCGCATTCAGAGCAGACGAACCCCTCTCCCGAGGTCTCCTTCCCCATCGCCTCGGCGAGGCTGGGGACCTTGGCCCTCCCCTGGGGGATGCCCTCCTTCTCCTTCGCGCGCTCCTCAACGGCCTTCTCGTAGGCATCCACTCTCATCTTCCGCGCTCGCCTGGTCCACCAGATCATGAGCAGCATGAGCGCGTACATTGGGTATACTCCTATGAACGACTGAACGAACGATATCGGGACCAACGGTGCCATGACAGCGGGTGTGCTCGTGTATATCGGTCCGTTGATTGCGAGCTCTGTCCCGTCCGCCAACCTCTCATCTGCGATGAGCCATGTGCCGTTCACCTTCGCCCAGAAAATGAATTGGTTGATCGGCCTGGTCACAGTCGTGTTGTAGTAGTAGTGCCAAACCGTGGCATTGCTCCTAGCACCATCCTTCAACATCGTGTAATTGGTCGCCTTGGCGCTCGGGAACGCCACGCTGGCAGTGTCGATACTTACCTCCTCCACAGTCGTGTTCGCGCTTGGTAGGTGGACAGTGAGAGTGTAGTTGAACATCGTGGACGAGTCACCGAACAGAGGGGTGACCATGCCGTCTGCGAGAGTGGCATTTTCGCTCGTTGCGATCTGGGGCTCAACGTGCTGGTAGAAATCAGTGAAATACACGACCCACACGCCTGCAAATGCGATGCACGCCACGAGGCCGACTATCAGTAGCTTCTTGACCCCCTTGACTCCAAGCTGCCACATGATGCCCAGCATGAACAGCGGGGTGATGAGACCGCTCAGGCAGAACGTCCCTGCGTAGAGCAACACTAGCGCATACACGCCAGCCGAAAGCGCGATTCCGACAGGAATCGGCAGGGGCGTCTTCCTGAACTCCTGGAACGAACTCTTCAGATACATTTCCAGTCTCTTGGCCGGGGTATCCATCTCGTGAGGCAACTTGCTCTTCGCATAAATAGATTGGTTCTCGCGGGCTGGTGTCGTAATAGCAGTTAAATATGTGGTTTCGCAATCGAAGGCATTCCTCTAGGAGGTCCCAGCGTTGAAGACCGCGGTCATAGCCATCGGAGGGAACGCCATACTGCGCTCCGGGGAGAAACCCACACAGGAGAACCAGATGCGCAACGTGGCGGTCACGGCCAAGGGCATGGCGGACCTGATAGAGAAGGGCTACGACATCGTAATAACGCACGGGAACGGGCCGCAGGTCGGGGACATACTTCTCAGGAACGAGATCGCCAAGAACGAGCTGCCACCGATGGGCATGGACGTGTGCGACGCCGAGAGCCAGGGGCAGATAGGGTACATGCTCCAACAGGCGCTCTCATCGGAGTTCGTAGAGAGAGGGATGAACAAGGTGGCCGTGTCGCTTATCACGCAGGTCATCGTCTCTGAGGATGACCCAGCGTTCAAGAACCCGACCAAGCCGATAGGCAAGTATTACAGCGCTCATGAGGCAAAGGAACTCCACAAGGAGAAGGGTTGGGTCATGGTCCTGGACAAGAAGAGGGGTGGTTGGAGGCGCGTCGTCCCCTCGCCTGCTCCACTCGGTATCGTCGAGAGCAAGCCAGTCCAGAGGCTCGTGTTCGGCGGAGAGCATCAGGCAGAGGTGGTCATCGCCTGCGGCGGAGGCGGGATTCCAGTCGTCCGCAGAGGGCACCGGTATGTCGGCGTCGAGGCCGTCGTGGACAAGGATCTCGCAGCGGCGATGCTTGCGAGAGATATCAAGGAAAGGTTGTTCGTCATCGCTACCGATGTCGAGCATGTCTTCCTCGATTTCGGGAAGGTGACTCAGAGGCCCTTCATGAAATCCAACCTCAAGGAGATCAAGAGACTATACGAGGAGGGGCAGTTCCCGCCGGGCACCATGGGGCCGAAGATACTCGCAGCCATCAGGTTCCTGGAAGGTGGAGGGGATGAGGTCGTGATCTGCTCCACCGAGAAGCTCGTTGCCGCCCTGGGAGAGGGCGCTGGAACGCATATCTACAGGGACGACATTAAGGCTTGAGCCCATGCCTTCTGCAGAGGAGCGGATCAAAGAGATAGATGAAGAGCTGGCAAAGACCCATTACAACAAGAACACCCAGCACCACATCGGCAGGCTCAAGGCACAGCTCGCGAGGCTTAGGGACGCCGTCGAGCTCAGACGTTCAAAGGGGCCTAAGACCGCCGGCTATGCCGTCCGCAAGTCCGGCCATGCAACTGTGGCTCTGGTCGGTTTTCCGAGCGTCGGCAAGTCGACTCTTCTCAACAAGATCACGAACGCGCAGAGCGCAGTGGCGGAATACAAGTTCACGACTCTCACGGTCGTACCCGGTGTGATGGAGTACCGGGGCGCGAAGATCCAAATCCTCGATCTGCCAGGGCTGATCAAAGACGCCTCCAAGGGCAAGGGCCGAGGCCGAGAGGTGCTGTCGGTCGTTCGTTCTGCGGACATGATCCTCCTCATGATCGACGTCTTCGAGACGAACATTCAAGTGCTGGTAGAGGAGCTGAAGACTGCGAATCTCAGGCTCAACCAGCGGCCGCCGGACATTGTGGTTGCGAAGAAGAACAGGGGCGGCATCATTGTCAACTTCACCACCAAGCAATCGGTCATGGACGAGGACCTCGTCAAGGACATGATGAACGAGTACGGACACACCAACGCGGATGTCGTGATCAGGGACGACATCGATGAGGACCAGCTCATCGACTCTATCTCCGGCAACAGGCTCTACGTACCGGCGATAGCGGTCATCAACAAGACCGACCTCGTGAACGAGACGTATCTGAAGCTGATTCAGAAGCGGCTCAAGGAGTGGAAGATCGTCCCGATTGCAGCGGAGAAGGACATCGGACTGGAGAAGCTCAGAGAAGATATCTACAACGCCCTCAAGTTCATACGCATCTACATGAAGCCGCAGGGGAAGGATGCTGACATGGTCGAGCCCCTCGTGATCAAGGACGGCTCGGACATAGGCATGATCTGCGACTCGATACACAGGGAGTTCAGGAAGAACTTCAGGTACGCGCAGATCTGGGGAAAGAGCGCGAGGTTCCCTGGCCAGATAGTCGGCCTAGACCACAGGGTGGTCGATCAGGACATTGTCACCATAATCGTGAAGCGCTGAAAAACTAAAGATTAAAGGGTTTTGAGCGGTGAAGAAGAGAACTGAGTTCGCTCAGACCTTCTTCATCAGCTTCATGAATCCGCCGCCTTCATGAATCTCCAGATTCTTTGAGGCGACGATCTGCTCGAACTCGGGCCAGTCGATTATATCGACCCTCGGGCTTCCGCCCCGAGTGAATTCGACCTCGGTTGTCCCTCTTACCTTGCCGGGTTTGAGGCTCTTCTCAGCTGCGATCTCCTTTGCCCTGTCGAGAGATATTGGCTTCATTGGCATGTGCATCCCTCCGTGTTGCCGGATTCACTTCCGACACTGACTGAATACTCGTCGGACATATAAAGCCCTTTCGCCAGTATGGCTATTTTGTATGCTGGACAGCTGTCAGACATCAGCAAAAACGTGCTCAGAACAACAGCAAGAGCATCAGGGTAGATATGAACAATGTCGCCATCGCGATTGGGAAACCGACCAGGGTGAACTTCCAGAAATTGATCTCGACGCCTTTCGCCTCGGCCTTCTCCGCGACTATCACGTTCGCTGCAGCTCCGAGTATGGTCGCGTTCCCTGCGAGGGTGGAGCTGGATGCGAGGGCTATCCAAAGCTGATGGTCCGTGATGGGTATCAGCTCGCCCAGCAGGAGCACCGCAGGCACGTTGCTCACGAGGTTGGACAAAAGGGCGGACAATGCTGTAAGCCATTCCATGGTCGGCACTCCAGAATCCCTGAAGCCAGGGAAGAAGTTCTTTATCTCGTTCAGCAGCTGGGAGTCCTTGACCCCTTGGAGCACGACGAACAGGCCTACGAAGAAGAGGATGATCGACCAGTCGACTCCCGCGAGCATCTCTCTTGCCTTGACGTCTGTCACGAGCGGCACGACGAAGAGTGAGACAACGCCAGCCACGAACGCGATCACGGCGATCGGGGTTCCAAGGAACTGGTTCAGGACGAAAGCCACGAAGGTCAGGGCGGTTATTACCAGCAGGCTGTAGAGCCCGAGCCTCCTCTCCTTCATCTTCCTGATGCCAGAGGTCGTGGACTCGTCGCCCTTCACCAGCTCCTCCTCGAAGGCCTTCCATCCATCCTTGAGGATCTTCCTCCTGAAAGCCTGCGCGCTCCCCTGTTCAATGTCCTTCCTGTAGACAAGGTAGAGGATGGCGATCGCCACGAGCATGCAGACGACGGAGACTGGAAACAGTCTCGCTGAGAAGTCTATGAAGGACATGCCCGTCTTCGTCGCGATGTACGCGTTCTGGGGATTGCCAACGGCCGTCGCCACGCTCCCGATGTTTGCTGCGATGGCCTCCGCCACGAGGAACGGCACGGGGTTTGACTTCAGCAGTCTGCAGGTCCTGATTATGATGGGCGTGAAGAGCAGCACGACAGTATCGTTGAGCACGAGCGCCGACAACGCGCCCGTGACCACCATCGTGAGCACCAGGAACGTGAACTGGTCCTTCGAGTACTTGATCATCCTGAGCGAGACCCACTCGAAGAAGCCGCAGAGCTCAAGCCCAGCTACGAGGATCATCATCCCGACGAGCAGTATCAGTATGTCCATGTTGATGGCGCCGATGGCCACATCGGGTTTGACCACGCCGAAAACGATCATCAGGGCAGCGCCGATCAGCGCCGCGGCCGGCCTGTCCACCTTGACCTTTGGGAACCGGCGGATCGAGATAAGCGCATATGTGACCAAGAAGATCGCGAGCGCAATCCAAAGGGCTCCCATCTGAGGTTAGGAAAACGTAACGCCGGATATGAATGTGAGCATTCGTCCCCATCCAAAAGGATTAAGAAATGGGTGGCCGTTCAAGCGAACGATGATTCAGAGGCCAAGAGGGACTAGGGACTTCGGCCCGACAGAGATGGCCAAGCGCAGGAAGGCGGAAATGTCCATGCGCGAGTCGTGCGCTCGGTTCGGATTCGGCGAGGTCGTTACTCCCACATTCGAGCACTCGGAACTGTTCACGCTCAGGTCTGGCCAGGGCATCATAGACGAGATGTACGTCTTCAAGGACAAGGGCGACAGGGAGATGGCCCTCAGGCCGGAGATCACCGCGTCAGTCATTCGGTTCTATGTCAACGAGCTGTCCACACTCCCCAAACCGTTGAAGCTCTACTATGTCGGCAACTGTTTCAGGTACGAGAACCCCCAGAGCGGCAGGTTCAGGGAGTTCTTCCAGCTCGGTGCAGAGCTCATAGGCACCAAGAGCCCTGAGACGGATGCCGAGGTGATCGCGCTCGCAATCAACTGCATCAGGGCCACGGGCTTGGAGGAGTTCATCGTCCGCATAGGTCACATCGGCATCCTGAAGTCGATGGTCCACAGCGAGATCAAGGACCCGAAGGTCGCGTCCGATGTCCTGAGGATGATAGACAAGGAGGACTTCGACGCCATGGGCGACATGTTCGATGCAAAGGCGCTGCCCAGGCAGCTGTTCGATAAGATCACATCTCTCGCGGAGGTCGAGGGCGAGGTGGAGCTGCTGAACAACCTCGAACCGTCCGAGGCGACGGAGTACTTGAAGGAGATATTCTCGGTGCTGAAGCTGTACGGGATCGAGGACTGCCAGGTGGACCTGGGAATCGTCCGCGGCCTCGACTACTACACGGGCATGGTGTTCGAGATAGATGCGCCCAGGCTGGGCGCTGAGAAGCAGATTCTCGGTGGCGGATCATATACGCTGTCCGAGCTGTTCGGTGGCGAGCCGGTGTTCAGCACGGGCTTTGCGATCGGGATCGACAGGGTCCTGCTCGCCCTGGAAGCTGAGAGACCTATCGAGCTCGCGCTCCCGCTAGATGCGTTCGTGATTCCAACCAAGGACGACATGAGAAAGTACGCGTTCGGGATCGTCTCGAGGCTGAGATCGCAGGGCCTGAAGGCGGATGTCGATCTCATGCGCAGGACCATGAGTAAGAACCTGAAGTACGCCGCGGCGGTAGGCTCGAGATATGCGGTCATCGTGGGCAAGGAAGAGATGGCGAAGCGGTCAGTGATGCTCAGGGACATGAAGTCCGGGGAGCAGAAAGTGGTTCTTGCTGACGAGGTCGGTTCTGAGATCGCGAAGTCGCTCTGAAGTTTCTCGGTTCGGTAGTTCGCTAAAGTGGCAGATGATTCAGATCTCGGGTTTTCTTGGCTCCGTGGTCACCCAGTCGTCCGCCTCTCGGAGCACAACCGACTTGTTGCTTCCAGGCAAGATGAAGTGCATCAGCTCCGCAGTCAGTCGCTCATCTACCGGGTCCTTGAACTCCCTCATCTTGTCAAGGTCAGCGAACTTCTCATACTCGTAGATCATAGCCAGGTCATGATCCCCTAGGCCCATGGCCGCGCCATACAACCCTACGAACTTCCAGCCCTCAGGGACATGCTTCTCAAGAAGTGGCTTGTTCTTCTTGTACCAATTCTTCAGCTCCGTATCCCTGCCCTCCTTCACATTCCCATACCATATTTGCAGCATGCTTTTCCTCCTTTTGCCGGCGCACGAGGAGGTCACGTGAGCCGTGGATGAACCACGCCACTTCCTCCTCGTCACGTACCATGCCCTACGGCTCCTATTTGAAATCTTCGCGTCGCTCCGGCCAAAAGAATCGTCACTCACCATAGGCACGGGCGAATCCGGATTGCTCTAGTTCGGGAACCTGTGAAAAATGGTGAGTTGTCCATCCGGAGCATCGCCCCGGATGGGTTGGAGTTTGAGTTCGTCTACGGGAAGAAGCCTCTCAGCTTCGTTGCGTCCGCGACTCTCTTCACTGCGACGAGGTAGGCTGCGTCTCTCATGTTGCACTTGTGCTTCTCGTGCATGTCCCACACCTCGTGGAACGCCGCGGTGATCTTCTTGTCGAGGCGTTGATTGACCTCTTCCTCGGTCCAGTAGAAGTTGTAGTTGTTCTGGACCCATTCGAAGTAGCTCACCGTGACACCGCCTGCGTTCGCAAGGATGTCGGGCAGGACGAGTACGCCGTTCTTCCACATGACGTCGTCTGCCTCGAAGGTGGTCGGGCCGTTCGCGCCCTCACCGGATATCTTGGCTTTGATCTTCGCAGCGTTGTCCTTCGTGATGACGTTCTCGAGAGCGCAGGGCAGGAGCACATCGACCTTGAGCTCGAGGATCTCCTCGTTGCTGATCGGCTTCGAACCGGGGAATCCGATGACGCTGCTGGTCTTGACCTTGTGCGCCCAGACTTCCTCGTACTTCAGGCCCATCTCATTGATGATGCCGCCCTTCGAATCGGTCACGGCGATGACTTTCGCACCGAAGTCGCGCTCGATGAGCTTGTGGGCGAACGCGCCGACATTGCCGTATCCCTGGATGGCTACGCTTGCGCCCTTCAGGTTCATGCCGATCTTCTTCGCCGCTTCTCTCACGCAGAACACGAGACCCCTCGCTGTCGCCTCAGGCCTGCCGAGTGAACCGCCGAGCTCTCTTGGCTTGCCGGTGATGACGCCTGGGACAGAGTAGCCCTTCTGCATGCTGAAGGTGTCCATGATCCAGGCCATCTCTCTGCCGCCTGTGTTCACGTCTGGAGCAGGAATGTCCTTCTCCGGGCCGATGATGATCGAGATTTCAGACGCGTACCTCCGCGTCAACCTCTCGATTTCGTTCACGGACATCTTCTTCGGGTCGCAGATGACGCCTCCCTTCGCACCACCGTAGGGTATGTCGACTGTGGCGGTCTTCCATGTCATCCAGGACGAAAGGGCTCTTACCTCATCAATGTCCACCTGTGGGTGGTATCTGATGCCTCCCTTGTACGGACCGCGGGCTTCGTTGTGCTGGACTCTGTATCCAGTGAAGACCTTGACCGCTCCGTTGTCCATCTTGACAGGAAAATTCACTGAGAGCTCCCTCTTCGGACTCTTCAGGACTTCGATCATGCCCTGGTCGAGACCCAGAGTCTTCCCCGCCTTGTCGACCATCTTCTTCATTTCTTCAAACGGATTCGCTTTGCCTGCCATTCTAACACCATTGGCCTAATCCACCACCGCGCAAATACTCTGCGCGAGATGATTGTGGTAGCGCATGCCAAGACTGAATTTAAAGGTTCCCTCTCAACCCCGTTTCCTCCCGGAAGAACTGCATTTTCAACCGGATGTTTTTAAAGGTTCTTCGAATGCGTGGCCCATCTGTCGTAATTGATGGCCAATTCATGACGGAAGTTCGAACGGCTGTCTTCTTGAAAAATCCCCTTTCGACACGTCTTTCCGAAAAGCATCCGCCTTTCAAGATTAACGCCGCTATGGCCCGCAGAGGTCGAATCCGATCAGTATCGACGCCAGCTTCGGGTCGTCATCGAGCCCGGCTTTCTTCCGGAGGAACAAGTCTCCGGTGGTGGACGGGCTGGAGGAGACTACGCAAGCCGTCCCTCGGACATCTTCGACCTCTTTGAACTCCACGGGCGGGAGCACGAACCTGGAGCCTTTGCCGCTTTCCTTGCCCACGAACAGCACAAAATCCTTCCCGAGGAACAGAGTCTTGCTGCCCTCCCCTGGCCCCACCTTCTCTCCCAACAAGAGTTCGCGGCCGATGACAGCTCCGTTCTCGTTCATGAGAACGACAGTCGGATGGGGCGGTCCTCTGAATGTGTTGTCCTTGACGATGCATGCTACATGTCGTCTCTTGAGGCATTCGAGCACACCGTCGTTCTGGACTGTAAGCGGTCCGATTGGCGGGTACCGTATCTCCAGTTCCTCAAGACCATTTCTCATCTCACCCGTCAGGTAGAATGTGTGCTTTACGCCTCTAAGGCTGGCTAGCACCTTTTCGATCTCGTCGAGCTTCTTGTTCGTCTCAGCGTTGGGATTCATGGTGCCCCTCATTCGACCATGCAAAGACCTATCTTGGCTGCAGAGGCTCCACATGCGACAGCGAGTGCATCACGTGCTGCACGAACAGATCCTCTGGCAGGGAACCCGCGATTTCGAACTTCTCGTTGATGATGGTCTTGGGGACGCCTGTGACCGAGTACTTCTGCGCGAGCGGGACGAACTCCGTCGACTCGACCATGTCCGCCCATATCATGTCGCTCTCGATTGCGAACCTGTGCGCCAGCCTCACGGTCGCTGGACAGAACGGGCAGGTGGGCGTCACGAACACCTGGATGTGGACCGAGCTGTCCACCAGCTTCAATATGTCCTTCGTCTTCTGCGACAGGCCGCTCTCGCCTCGAGAGATGTCCAGAATCGCCCCAACGAGAGACGTGAACTCGTAGCCTGACGGTATCCCGTAGAATCTGATGCCATAGTCTTTGGCTCCTATCACTGCGATAGCTGGTATCTTGTCGATTCTGAACTCATTCGCCTTCATCTGGTCCTTGACGAAGTCGTACTTTTCCACCTTGATCTTCGGAGAGATCTCCGCAAGCTCATTGGCTACAAGCTCGGTCTCCTTGCAGAACATGCAGGGCATCTCCTGCGTGAACACGACGAGCCTGACGTCGTTGACCAACTTCTCACCGAACTCCTTGGCTAGGATGTCTCTATCCTTCTGCGGTATCAAACCCATTTCAATCACCTCGGGAATCATTCACTTCTCGGACAAGTCGACACTGATCTCGATGCCCTCGCGCACGCTCGCGCTGACAATGCAGAAGTCCTCGAATATACCCTTGCATCGTTCGAGCTTATCTTTGTCAACATCGTCCACATCTATCCTCATGGTGACCTTAATTCCAGAAACACGCCATCGGCCCTTCTCGTTCCGGGCGAGC
This window encodes:
- a CDS encoding thioredoxin family protein, with the translated sequence MGLIPQKDRDILAKEFGEKLVNDVRLVVFTQEMPCMFCKETELVANELAEISPKIKVEKYDFVKDQMKANEFRIDKIPAIAVIGAKDYGIRFYGIPSGYEFTSLVGAILDISRGESGLSQKTKDILKLVDSSVHIQVFVTPTCPFCPATVRLAHRFAIESDMIWADMVESTEFVPLAQKYSVTGVPKTIINEKFEIAGSLPEDLFVQHVMHSLSHVEPLQPR
- the hisS gene encoding histidine--tRNA ligase — protein: MIQRPRGTRDFGPTEMAKRRKAEMSMRESCARFGFGEVVTPTFEHSELFTLRSGQGIIDEMYVFKDKGDREMALRPEITASVIRFYVNELSTLPKPLKLYYVGNCFRYENPQSGRFREFFQLGAELIGTKSPETDAEVIALAINCIRATGLEEFIVRIGHIGILKSMVHSEIKDPKVASDVLRMIDKEDFDAMGDMFDAKALPRQLFDKITSLAEVEGEVELLNNLEPSEATEYLKEIFSVLKLYGIEDCQVDLGIVRGLDYYTGMVFEIDAPRLGAEKQILGGGSYTLSELFGGEPVFSTGFAIGIDRVLLALEAERPIELALPLDAFVIPTKDDMRKYAFGIVSRLRSQGLKADVDLMRRTMSKNLKYAAAVGSRYAVIVGKEEMAKRSVMLRDMKSGEQKVVLADEVGSEIAKSL
- a CDS encoding Glu/Leu/Phe/Val dehydrogenase, whose product is MAGKANPFEEMKKMVDKAGKTLGLDQGMIEVLKSPKRELSVNFPVKMDNGAVKVFTGYRVQHNEARGPYKGGIRYHPQVDIDEVRALSSWMTWKTATVDIPYGGAKGGVICDPKKMSVNEIERLTRRYASEISIIIGPEKDIPAPDVNTGGREMAWIMDTFSMQKGYSVPGVITGKPRELGGSLGRPEATARGLVFCVREAAKKIGMNLKGASVAIQGYGNVGAFAHKLIERDFGAKVIAVTDSKGGIINEMGLKYEEVWAHKVKTSSVIGFPGSKPISNEEILELKVDVLLPCALENVITKDNAAKIKAKISGEGANGPTTFEADDVMWKNGVLVLPDILANAGGVTVSYFEWVQNNYNFYWTEEEVNQRLDKKITAAFHEVWDMHEKHKCNMRDAAYLVAVKRVADATKLRGFFP